A region of Paenibacillus thiaminolyticus DNA encodes the following proteins:
- a CDS encoding SdrD B-like domain-containing protein, producing MKGIRLVFGDVPVDFQQKSELEVQYKKTGEYRQLEDYVFGKFSDIPYKKYEGDFPEIDRLNGLPENEKSPKDRKQIVNYAVMTYIFNGEPKENAARVKVLAVEDRPLVMVKKKVTSGTTLKPGDTASYTIRVTNPEIVDVDFKNPIVTDLLPKELAYVDDSAAVTGSSGLDVPAPGFQKGTPGQEGTTPLTWYWDENHPLTLKKGQWVELTFQAKVNAGVTTGTIHNEVEVTSEEHEYLNNYYNFVNQRYKDGKWYVYDGADIHVNSATNLESVKYVQGDLDEGNWTKYPDTGTVTPGGKIKYKVVVTNKGTVGVKNVTIVDALPRIGDTGVIDKTPRGSKWSLVLTKKVVTPQFVSVYYSTDESVSLEGGSWFTEPPDDLTTVKALKFVFDDELVLKPGESKEVVWEMSAPVGAPSGDDEIAWNSFGFTAKRADNGSPLLPAEPKKVGVKIKDSREGEIGDYVWIDKNGNGIQDDDEEGKNGVTVELFDIDGKLLNKTITNNNFEGKPGYYLFTNLPAGKYIVKFILPDGYSWTKPHQGNDPAKDSDVINEEGYTEEIVLGNGEKNHNIDAGLIPLPVAPGTGALGDYVWIDKNGNGIQDEDEVGLNGVPVKLYNSNRELLATTVTQSVYKTVTVTDSTYGGTVTGDVYGPAVTEVVYNGYYLFDNLSAGTYIVHFELPDGYKFTIKGAGNDLTRNSKANADGWTDVIMLGQGERNLTIDAGLVKSGFKPEPERPDPEGPGSGGGGTTDPGSGTTPGTKPPDNRKTVPGTIVEGPDTVVGGETEPGDTVPGTPGTEEEPGTEEQPGSNELPANRPGDRKKPEHPAGPSLPATGEKSPFASWIGLLFCAAAVVMWFSRKRMKHNE from the coding sequence GTGAAAGGGATCCGCCTCGTGTTCGGCGATGTTCCGGTTGATTTCCAGCAAAAAAGCGAGCTGGAAGTTCAGTACAAGAAGACAGGAGAATATCGTCAGCTTGAGGACTACGTTTTTGGAAAATTTTCCGATATACCGTACAAAAAGTATGAAGGAGATTTTCCTGAGATCGATAGGTTGAATGGCCTTCCTGAGAACGAGAAGAGCCCTAAAGACCGGAAACAGATTGTGAACTATGCCGTGATGACCTATATCTTCAATGGCGAGCCGAAGGAAAATGCCGCCAGAGTGAAGGTGCTTGCCGTTGAGGACCGTCCGCTCGTTATGGTGAAGAAAAAAGTCACTTCCGGGACGACATTGAAGCCAGGCGATACTGCGTCCTACACGATTCGCGTAACCAACCCGGAGATCGTCGATGTTGACTTCAAAAATCCTATCGTGACTGACCTGCTCCCGAAGGAGCTTGCCTATGTGGACGATTCGGCAGCAGTGACGGGCAGCAGCGGTCTGGATGTCCCGGCACCGGGCTTCCAAAAGGGAACTCCCGGCCAAGAGGGAACGACTCCGCTCACATGGTATTGGGATGAGAACCATCCGCTGACGCTGAAAAAGGGCCAGTGGGTAGAGCTGACCTTCCAGGCGAAAGTAAATGCAGGGGTAACGACGGGCACGATTCATAATGAAGTGGAAGTCACGTCCGAAGAACATGAATATTTGAACAATTACTATAACTTCGTAAATCAGCGCTATAAAGACGGCAAATGGTATGTTTATGACGGGGCCGATATCCATGTTAATTCCGCAACGAATCTCGAATCCGTCAAATATGTGCAGGGTGACCTGGACGAAGGGAACTGGACGAAATATCCGGATACCGGAACCGTTACGCCAGGCGGAAAAATCAAATATAAGGTGGTCGTGACGAACAAGGGCACGGTTGGAGTCAAAAACGTCACGATTGTAGATGCCCTTCCTCGAATCGGCGATACCGGAGTCATCGACAAGACGCCGCGCGGAAGCAAATGGAGTCTGGTCTTGACGAAGAAAGTGGTGACGCCGCAATTCGTGTCGGTGTATTACAGCACGGATGAATCCGTATCGTTAGAAGGCGGAAGCTGGTTCACTGAGCCGCCGGATGATCTGACGACAGTCAAGGCACTGAAGTTCGTGTTCGATGACGAGTTGGTGCTGAAGCCAGGGGAGAGCAAGGAAGTCGTATGGGAAATGAGCGCGCCGGTTGGCGCTCCGAGCGGCGATGACGAGATTGCCTGGAACTCGTTCGGCTTTACGGCGAAGCGGGCAGATAACGGAAGTCCGCTGCTGCCGGCAGAGCCGAAAAAAGTCGGCGTGAAAATTAAAGACAGCCGTGAAGGCGAAATCGGCGATTATGTCTGGATCGACAAAAACGGCAATGGCATTCAGGATGATGATGAAGAAGGCAAGAATGGTGTAACGGTTGAACTGTTCGATATCGATGGCAAGCTGCTTAACAAGACCATCACGAATAACAATTTTGAAGGCAAGCCAGGGTACTATCTGTTTACGAATCTGCCTGCCGGCAAATATATCGTGAAATTCATCCTGCCGGACGGCTATAGCTGGACGAAGCCGCACCAAGGCAACGATCCTGCCAAAGACTCTGACGTGATCAATGAGGAAGGCTACACGGAAGAAATCGTGTTAGGCAACGGCGAGAAGAACCACAACATCGATGCCGGGCTTATCCCGCTGCCGGTAGCACCAGGCACAGGTGCACTTGGCGATTACGTCTGGATCGACAAGAATGGCAACGGCATTCAGGATGAAGACGAGGTTGGCTTGAATGGCGTACCTGTCAAGCTGTATAACAGTAACCGTGAACTGTTGGCCACGACTGTAACCCAATCGGTATACAAGACCGTAACGGTAACGGATTCCACATACGGAGGCACGGTAACGGGGGATGTATACGGGCCTGCCGTAACCGAGGTCGTATATAACGGTTACTATTTATTCGACAACTTGTCCGCGGGAACCTACATCGTACACTTTGAGCTGCCAGATGGTTATAAGTTCACGATCAAAGGAGCCGGCAACGACCTGACGCGTAATTCCAAAGCCAATGCCGACGGCTGGACCGACGTGATCATGCTCGGCCAGGGGGAACGGAACCTGACCATTGACGCTGGTCTGGTCAAGTCAGGCTTCAAGCCGGAGCCGGAACGCCCTGATCCAGAAGGGCCGGGTTCAGGCGGTGGCGGAACGACAGATCCGGGTTCCGGCACCACTCCAGGCACGAAGCCTCCTGATAACAGAAAAACGGTTCCCGGCACGATTGTAGAAGGACCAGACACGGTAGTCGGCGGTGAGACCGAACCGGGAGACACCGTTCCAGGCACACCTGGTACGGAAGAGGAGCCTGGCACGGAAGAGCAACCAGGCTCGAATGAACTCCCTGCGAACCGGCCGGGAGACCGCAAGAAGCCTGAACATCCGGCTGGACCAAGTCTGCCGGCAACCGGAGAGAAATCGCCGTTTGCTTCTTGGATTGGCCTGTTGTTCTGCGCTGCCGCAGTTGTCATGTGGTTCTCGCGCAAAAGAATGAAGCATAACGAGTAG
- a CDS encoding CAP domain-containing protein, with protein sequence MGTHQYTTEHNDNSTVNSQPKRTARRHASALLCAAIAIGLFLTPAFTYAAADSIPAADGALRTPPVAAGASSTISGTEFKLQGISIGMSESELIGILGEPARKDLSEYNFEWYIYNQNYERYIQVGVQHGKVVALYTNAQDWTGAGGIGFGSARQEVEAAYGSPLASLKKGNTIYKFKDNGGEYSLHQVGGVYATLFYDLSRKNTVTSIQLVDQKIELSFKGFYGKPSERLRESLEREVLDLTNAVRVREGKKPLEWNDEIAVTARKHSADMMKRTFFSHDNPDGQSPFDRMKQDGIAYRMAGENIAAGQTSAIFAHENWMNSSGHRNNILSDFERLGVGISFGGPYQVYYTQNFFTPSR encoded by the coding sequence CAGCAATAGCTATCGGTCTGTTCCTGACGCCTGCATTCACCTACGCGGCAGCGGACAGCATTCCGGCAGCGGACGGGGCGCTGCGCACCCCTCCAGTAGCCGCGGGAGCTAGCAGCACGATTAGCGGCACAGAATTCAAGCTTCAAGGCATCTCAATCGGGATGAGCGAATCGGAATTGATCGGAATTCTTGGAGAACCCGCCCGCAAAGATTTAAGCGAATACAATTTCGAATGGTACATATACAATCAGAATTATGAACGTTATATCCAGGTCGGCGTACAGCACGGCAAAGTGGTTGCCCTGTATACGAACGCCCAGGATTGGACTGGCGCCGGTGGAATCGGCTTCGGGTCGGCCAGACAAGAAGTCGAAGCCGCTTACGGCTCCCCGCTTGCCAGTCTCAAGAAAGGAAATACGATCTATAAGTTCAAGGACAACGGCGGAGAATACAGCCTGCATCAAGTCGGCGGGGTATATGCTACTCTATTTTACGATCTGAGCCGAAAAAATACGGTCACCTCGATCCAGCTCGTTGATCAGAAGATCGAGTTATCGTTCAAAGGCTTTTATGGAAAGCCAAGCGAACGATTGCGGGAAAGCCTTGAGCGGGAAGTGCTGGATTTGACCAATGCGGTCCGTGTACGTGAAGGAAAAAAACCGCTCGAGTGGAACGACGAGATTGCGGTAACGGCGCGCAAACATAGCGCAGACATGATGAAGCGCACCTTCTTCTCGCACGACAATCCGGATGGCCAGTCTCCGTTCGATCGGATGAAGCAAGACGGCATCGCTTACAGGATGGCCGGAGAAAATATTGCGGCCGGACAAACAAGCGCCATCTTCGCCCACGAGAACTGGATGAATTCAAGCGGCCACCGCAACAACATATTAAGCGATTTCGAGCGCCTTGGCGTCGGAATCTCCTTCGGCGGACCCTATCAAGTCTATTATACGCAAAACTTTTTTACGCCGAGCCGATAG